gtcattctagcatttcccacattcatagtgatgttaatgaatctagacatatatatctatctagattcattaacatcaatatgaatgtgggagatgctagaatgacttacattgtgaaatggaggaagtatgtagttttgtgaaatttactctgtGTTTTATTGTCATTTAATTGTACCTGTTGTTAACACCCAAATTCGGCACCTAGATTCGAAATAGGAAAACATCGCCAAAATTTGGAAATGATTGGTTTCCTTCACAGAGCCGATCTGACCGCTGCCTATGGGTCGGTCTTACCggtggtgtgtggccggtcagaccgattcCAAGTTGAATTTCACcaggtctcgggtttccttgcttggGTTTCCTTGCTTGGTGAGGTATTTTTAAAGTTCTAATTGGTCTCTACCCTGAGTTTGATGTGGAGGAGATTGTaggaggcaagaccaacccctttATAAGGACCAAGACCAAGGCCGGTTCAATTGAACACACAATCTACTTTGAACACAATTAGCCAATTGAATCACTTTTTCAATATCACGTCTACTTTTTGCTTAGTTCTAGCCTAGTTTTGttcatctttgtcgatttgcgcaGTAAATCGCCCACCTTCGCTGTGAGAGTGCGAAATCCCTCTGTAGGTTCGGCCCGTAAACCCTGTTCGCCCACAAGACGGGTGTTTATCCTTGTTTCATCTAAATTGGCTCCGCTAGCCTGTTTAATCttgcaaaacccatcttggttTAGCTTTGTCTAGATCAAGGTGGTTgacgactccatatcaccgcaaggcattTAGGTGTCTcaatcgtgcttgtcgacttgagCAAACAAGTTGTCAACACCTGTGCTGAACAAAGTAGAGATTATTTCCTCACCCCATTGACTATTTTAGTAGCTTCCATTCAAGAATAGCTTCTATTATGCTACTCAGCGGTCCTAGCTGTACTCTTAACTATATTATTTTGATAAGTTTGATCTTTTTCTTTAGCAGCATTAGATGATTGcctttctcatttttttataCAGGAAAGAGGCTAGCTGGGAGCATTATAAGTGAGAAGCTTGCTGCTTGTGTGAACATAGTGCCTGGTGAGAACTAcatcctctcttctttttttgtgtttttttttctgtccgcAGCTATCGATGCACTGAACTATGCCTGGTGGGAACTAcgtcctctctcttttttctctatttGCATCTATAGATGCACTGAACTAAGCGAACAAGCAAATTGGCTGGACTTTATATAGTGGAGTTCAATGCGAATCCATCATATTCAGTTCTGTTTCCATGGAAATTCTGCATATTGAACTTTGGTCAACTGAATGTTCAAAAACAACTTTAACCAACTGGCTTCTCTATTTCTTGAGAAACGTAATCAATGAAGTGCTCATATTTGTCTAGTAATCAGAATTTCTAACAGTTGCCTTGCCATGACTATGGTAATGCGGGAAAAGGTGTTCACCTGTATGACCATGTGGCATTTGACAATTCTGAAACATTGATGCAGACATGTGCCTCTTCCTGTAAGCATCATTTGGCCATGTCGAGCTCCACAACAACAGCACTGTTGGAATTACACTTGATGAAAGGGGCTCAATTTAGAACATCGCGGGATGAAACTCACACTAATTAAGGGCTGAAAAGAAATTGCTTTATGAATATAAACGTGGTGGTAGGTCTATTAGAAATGGAACTAAGTGGTTTTTCTTGATAACTACAACTTGGCTTTTGACAAGAAACGGAAAGTACATTCTCTAGCTTGTGGTAGCTGTCTAGCTGAAGCTCGACATATTTGGTCTTTGATAGTCTTATTGGTTGGACCCTCAATGCAACATCAGacgtttattaaaaaatactgTAGCTGTTGGCAATAGCTCTTCTTTGTGCATAGGCACTGGAATGTGGTATGGAGTGGACACGATGATGTGTTGTTACATGCATGCGGCAGCATGCTATTGTGTATCGCGCGCTTTGCAATGTAATGGGACTTCATCTAAAGAGAGACAAAATAATGGAATTGCTAAGCTGAGATATCTATATTTATCCTCTCTATTAGTTTTATTCTGATTCATGATTTTTTGGCCTACTTTCTATCTTACATTACATTAACATCGACTCgttttatttagtttttaattttctcTGTGTCCCTCTTTCCAGGTATTGAATCTGTTTACTGGTGGGAAGGAAAGGTACATTTCTATTCCTTCTTTGGGATAGGTTGATTTCAAGCTTTAGCTGTTCATTTAGCTTTGCACTCTCACTATACTCCTTTAGGTCAATGAGCGTTTTGCCTATTCCCTTATATAAAAAGATATTTAGTGATCAGCGGATATCTTTTTGCAGGTGCAAACTGATGCTGAAGAACTGCTCATCATAAAGACAAGGGAGTCTCTTCTTGATGCGTTGACCGAACACGTGAAAGCCAACCATGAATATGAGTAAGTTCTTTTCTGTCCATCAATTTTCATCTGTTTGTCAGTATATACTGACAGGTCGTAAACCTAAAATCTCTCTTGTCGTGATCTGAGATTCACTACTTGATTTCCCAATGCAGCGTTCCTGAAGTCATCGCGCTGCCCATAAAAGGAGGCAACCTCAAGTACCTGGAGTGGCTAAAGAACAGCACTAGGGAAAGCTAACTCTGTGCCGTGGCATGCTTTTTCACTACATTTCGAAGCGTCTGGTGATACGTATACTCTGCATCTCCATGGCTTCGGTGTGAAGTGTGATGGATTTTCCTATCTTTTACAGCTTATGTCAAATAAACTGTAGTAGCGTGCGTGCATGGCAGATGTTGTACATGAAACCCTCTCGTGTTTGTGGAGTTAGACGACATTTCGtttctatttgatttttttttgggtgaagtCATGAATCTTTCATCTGTGTTATCACCTTTCCCATGTCAAACCCATCCTGAATGGTGGCTTGGCGTGAGGTTGGTTTCGCTGTGAGTGCCCCAGTTAAAAGTGAATGCTTCTGGTCTGGTTGCACCGTAGCATATGCAATCAGGTCTTGTCTTCCTACAATCACAATATCTCCTCTACCGAAATCATCAATCAGTAACTCCCCTAACCATCCCCTTTTTCtccgttttttctttttttttttggggttccTTGTTTAATTTACACGTTCTCTTGCTGCTTTAGGCTCCTCATGCAGATTAACTTGACTGCTATTAAGCAGTTTTCCGGTTAGTGTACCGTTCAAAGATTACCAAGCTTTGCTTGTGTCCGGTGCCATCAACCGGGTGTGGGATGTTATGGCGTGCATGCAGGCCACGTATGCTCTATGGGTTTTATCATAATCACAATACCTCCTCTGCTGAGCACTGATACATTCATCTCCAAATAAGCATGTGGATCATTATAGCTAGTGTACAGATGCATGTGGTCTCTGTGTACTCATCTATGAAAATTGTATGGCTCTATTTACACCTGGCAATTTAGATACCCTTCATATTATTGGTATCAAATTTTGACTGCACCATCTCTACATCAAAAGCGCATCCATCCTCTTCCCAGTGTGTTCTATCCTCAATATACCCCAACCAATCCCCAATTATATGAGCCTGATTGTGCAAAGCATGGACACACTAGTTTCCAGAGCATACTACATTCTGGTGAATAGCCGTGAATTACAAATTAGGCAAAGGAGCATCATAGGAAGTTTACACGCCTAGGATGCCAGTCAAAACAcacataaacatatatatagacaAACATTTGACAGTTACATTACAGAAGAAATCTATCTGAAGAAGCATACAAACAGCATGGCACTCGAAATTTTAAAAAGACAATATTTTTCACCGACACTCTGACTATAGCATCTTTCAGAGATGACAGCAGCATCACACACAAGACCCTTAATCGTCCTTGTACTAATGTGATTGGTTGATCAGGCAAGATGCAAAGTAGCCTTGATCTTCTCGAGTAACTGCATCAGCTTCAATCAGCAGACTTGACACCTGAAAGATACACCCGAGATTGTATGACACTAGTCCCAATCAAGAACCCAGGCATCACCATTAGGCCAACTTTAGGCCTCTCTGCACCTTCATCTAGGATGATGTTCTTGACAACACTTTCCATGTGAATTTCGGAGAAGTCACTCCCCTTCTTCACTTGAAAGACCTTGACTTTTGGATCAAAGGAGTATGCCAGCCTGTGCAGTAACCATATCGACTTCGCTAACTTCAGAAATGCTTGATAGAAAGGTGTCCTCGGATGGCCACCGCTCATTACATAATTTCTCTGATCCATGTTACCAAAGAAAGAGCCTTCCATTTTTGGGTGCACAAGTAATAGGTACTTGCTTCTGCAAAACTTCCCAAAAACCGAATCAGGATTTTGGCTCAAGACATCCAAAGGATCCATGGCTCGTACTGCAAGGAACTGATGGAAGAAAGCCTCATTGGAAACAGTAATGTTAGCAGCCTTAACAGAAAAGCTCTCTTCTTGGAAACCACCAAACATTCTTTGGCAAATATATGACTCGAAAGCATACTTTTTGTGAGCCCTCCTTGTGTAAATCACAGCAGGTTCAATTGCATTAGCAGCAGCATCAAGATCCCACCCTGCAGCTTTCATCATGTTGATCAAAGGCTTTGAAAAATCATGTATAGATTGGTATGCATTATCAACAGCAGATGTAAATAAACTTGGTGTCAACTCGATGGAAAAGTAGTTGTCTTCATCATCAGATTCCTCAGATTCCTTGTTGAGTAAGCCCCTTTGTTTCAGTTTCTTCTCAAGCTTTGATTTCCGAAGTTTAGCCTCATCGATTTGCTGCTGTAAATGTGTTATCTCAGTATCTCTAGTCTGGATCTGGGACTGGAACTTCTTTACCATGACCTCATATGTCTTCAGCAAGTTCTGTTGCTCTTGTATTTCAGAAAGCAGCCGTGCATCTTGAGGTGTTGCCGCTACAGGCTTAGGATTCTTTTCTCTGTAAGCATGCTTGAGCTCTGAGAGCTTCGTGAGCTCCTCTATGACAAGCTGATCTGCAGCCTGGATCTTGTCTGGGTCATATGGGGTGTGAGCTTCCTGCAGCTGAATGTATGCAGACTTTAAAGAGGATATATTGTTGAATATCCTTCCAATCATGGTGTCCATTGAGCCCATGTTCTGATTCATGTTTTCGTCAATTGGTTGAGGATGAACCTTCTGGTTGTTGCTATCATAATTTTGAGACTCCTTAGAGCCTGGCAGTACCATTACTTCTTCCCCACAGGATCAGCTAAATTAGTTGTTTTTAACCGACCAACCGATTGGCATCCACCTGAAAAGATACTATTCAAGTCAGGTCATACATTTACCACTAGACCTACAAATTGCATTCAACAAAAGTTATAACCAGATTTCTTCACCAACATAGCAATGGTTCATATTTCATAAGCAGTTCACATGCTAGCATGAGGCAAAAAAAAGATCCCCGCACAAAGTAAACCACGACAAGCATTCGATTGCTCTAACACATTTAACGTTTCAGCAAAAATTCTCCAGAGATACGACTGCATTCACGCCAAACAAAGGGAATCAAAATTAAACTACAAAATGAAGTTCAACTTTTGCAAAACCTAACATCAATCCAATCGATGGCCGGGTTACCCAAGGGGCACGATACGAACCACATTTTACTCATTCAGATCTTATTCTCCAGAGTCATCTCCAGAAACCCAACAATTGCAATGGAACAAGGATCCATTTGAAGCCATCTCCTGCGATAGCGCAAGTAGCCTACAGAGGGAAAGCTCATCAATCcctttcctccccctctctcacCCATCTCTCTGCAGTCACACGGTGACAGTGGTCGGCGAGCTTCATTGCTTCACCATCACATAATCCCCCAACCAAATCAATTTTGTTTTCACGGAAACACACGCTACAAGATGCTACTAGTACTCTCTACCACGCATAAAATAAAACGAAATGCACAAAGAACCGGATGCGTTAATTCGACGGGAAGAAACCCAATCCCAAATCGGACGGATTCCGAATCTAAGCCGCCCATCCATCCAGCGGCGTCGAGAAGGTTGGAGTGGAACAAGGGCCAAGGACAGAAGAACGAGGATATACCTTTCGATTCGAACCAGATGGGGGAGCAGGTCGGCCGCGTCGCGCCCCCCTCCGAAACCAGCtcgccttcgtcgccgtcgcagtCGTCGTCGGCCGTGCGCGCGGGGTAACCGCAGACCCAGGCCACGCGggaaggaagggaggaggaggaggaggccactctctcggcggtggcggcggcgcgcgcgggggaggacgCTCCGAGCTCGCGCGCCCGCAGATCGGGGGGGAAGACGGAGGCGAGTACGGCGGGtggagtggagagggaggagaggggaaagaggaggaggtgtgGCTGCGAGAAGGTGGAAGGGGCGGAGGGGTAATCATGTCATTTtcgctcttcttttttttttttgattttccAGGCTTTTTCTTGTCCTATCCGTCTCAAAATGTAAGCGATTTTAAAGGCCGTGACACATTACTAACAGTGACCTATTTAGGGGAGTTTTTAGCAATTGCATATTCTCTTAGAATCTCTAGCTACCAGAAGCTCCCCCTAACAACCCAGCTTTTTACATAGATTCtaagaatctagaaaataaactagaagccagaagctgggttTTCCATCTTCTCCAGATTCTCGCCAGCTATCTTCTCAGCAgttgcttctcagaattttaagctccacTAAACATGCCCATAATCTTGTTCTAGATAGATTATTCATATTTAGGTGTCATAtctctccaaaatcccttatattttgggacagagggagtaaaactCATGTAATACGCGTGCACTCACCCATGGAGGCACAAACGCATATGTTGCCCCTATGAGTACTTTTGGATGTCtgagctgatttttttttcatattttgagaTCACGGACATATGTATGAGCACCTTTATAATACTGGACCGGCATACTTTAAGATTGACTAAGTTCACCATGGACATCTCGTTATTGACGGGTATATCACCTACcaataaaagaataattaactataAATATGAGCTCCGTATCAAATCTAGGACTTAAACTCGGATAAACTAGTTCCACCATAAGAAATCTAACCAGTTAAGTTACGCTCGTTTCACTGTAAGATAGTAAAATTAATATTCGTGTATGTTGAGAATAATCACAGCAAATCTGATGATAGGGATTTTCTTTCGTTGAGGGTGTATAAAAATAAATGTTGttggtatgaaaaaaaaaattaggtttTGGTTCTCATCTCCTGCATGGCCGACATAATTATCACAGCCTCCTAAGGTTAATAGAGTGCCCTATGGTCATTATCAGTACCCTATGGTCCAGAAAAATACAGAGTTTGTTATAGTAGAGTAGTACCCGATTATCTCACAACTTAGACGAAGGCATAATTTTCTTGTTGAGCGGAGTTACTAGTAAATAAAGGGACTACtgcctccgtcctaaaatataataacttttggttggatatgatatattctaatattatgaatctggacatacccctgtctagattcgtagtattagaatatgtcctATCCACccaaaaattactatattttgggacggagggagtatcttataTATCCgaatttttcccccaaaaagTCCTCATCCATGAGCAATTGAACACATTAATATTTTCTTTCCATATTTGCATGAATCTGAGCAAATCTAACTGTCCAAAACTATGTTaaagttatatataaaaattatactaTAGTAAAAtgtaagttacaatgtaattatattgtatttgtgtTTAACCAATTTACTGAAGAAAATTTAAGACATGTGTagaaaaatccaaaaaacaAAGTTACAAATTTTGCGGCAACTTATCCATCGCCGACGTCCGAAGTCTAATTATGCTTTCGCCAGTAACAATTTGCAATGGGCCAAATCTGGCCCACTGTAGGTATCATTATTCATTAGGCATGGGCCAAAGCCCAGTCCATGCGATCTGAAGCGGTGTTTGCTTCCTGTAAATTGTACAGGTTTTTACGAGAATTACACAAACAACTGAAGAAATCGTCAAATATTACTAGCCCGGAAGAGCAAACTTGATCTAGCAGCACTGAAAAATCATAAACAGTGACCCGGTAATTGCCAACATTATTTATACGTCACACTGAACAAAATAAATACCTGCAGGCTGCAGTTCATGTACACCCCATTACAAGAATGGAGAATGACTCTAATCACAGcagagaaaataaaacaaaatcttGAACATTTACGACAGATCATACTCTTGTCAGTTTGCATGGCTTTTAATTTGGCCGGATTCTTGTCCTGACAGAATGGATACAGCGAAAACACAGAAGATATGTCCATAATGAAAGCGATGCGAGTTGTATGGTACTACATAATGTACATTGGTACTACATGTTAGTGAATTCCATGTGGTTTTTGCGTACCAGAAGTTCTAGCTCCACTCTGTAACTCAGGAGTCAGACAGTGAAATGATGGCTCAGCTTAAACCATCAGATTTTGAggaaacaaatattttttcacaGGCAGGAATTGAAGTAACATAGCTCCATTTTTTTCCCCACTAGCACCTATACACAATGTTTGAAGCACATTGTTTAAAGCCACAACTTCGAGCCAAATAGTCACaagtgtggaaaaaaaaaaagcaccaacTATACTAATCTGAAGCAGAACTGTGTATTGTATCCCCCCACTTTTTGTGAATTATGCTGGAAAGATTATATCTGATTTGGCCATACTATACTTTTATACCATTCATTTCTCACTAGCtgaaatacaaatatttttttttgaaacaacgAAATACAAATAGTGAAAACAAGGATAAATGGTGAGTGAATGGTGGTCATACCAAACTCACAACATTGGCCTGCAAAATTTGACAGTTCTACTGATGAAGATGTCAAAGATCACAGACTGAAAATTGTGGCGCTGTGTTATCCTATCCCCAGTTGGATAACATAGCACCTTGGATATCCAATTTAAGACACAAGTCACTGAAAGAATTTGGTCGCATTCAGCTGCAGGGCTCCGACACAAGAACTGAACGAACTGATCATCAGAAATCCTCAGGGCATCAGAAACTCACACACCAAAGGCAAATGAGTGCAAGCAAGCATGAAACTTTGTGTTCCATTCTAGTGATTAAATCAACAACAATAAACCAGAGGATAACCTCAAGTTGATATCACCATCCGACAAAACCGTGCACAAACAGAACAAGCTGAAactaaaaactaaaatttatatatattgggGCCATAAAGTGGACATTTTCCAGCACCAAAAGACATAAAACCCACTTTACACTTCCAAGTCCAACCAAAAGGATCCACATTTGCCATTTCCACCACTATGCGCGATCACCTTCATACTATAGCCTTGTGCCATTAAGATAACCAAAAACTATGCATTGCTAAGCCCTAAAGGCCTACATTCCATCATAAGAAactaaaaccttgataactacACGGATACGAAGATTATATTACTGGTTACTATCCCAATTTTTTCAAACCATCCACCATGTTGAGCAGTTAGTAGTACTAAGCATTGAGTATATGATATTATGATCAGAAGGCGCACAACCTTTTTCACCACCTTCCCCAGCGATCACGAATTCAGGACATGGCGGTGAAGAGCTCGATCTCGTCGTCGCGGAACCCCAGCTCGCTCAGCTCCACCGACTCGTTGAGGTTGATGCCGGTGAAGCCCTTCTCGCCAATCCCGCCCTCCTGCACCTCCGGCTCGAGATcgatgatggtggcggcggccgcggcctcctcctcctcctccaactcctcctGCTCCGCCTCCACGCGGGCCCTCCCCTTGAGGGACACGCACATCTTCCTCCTCGACGTGGGGCCACCGGCGcgagcgggggcgggggcgggggcggcggcggtggcggggggaggggagggggtcgGGGCGGAGTTGAAGGGGGTGAAGGGGGCCcacccgtcggcggcggcggcgggggggccGACCGGGAAGAAGGCCCAGGTGCAGAAGTACATGTCGGTGCCCGGGACgatgggcggcgcggcggggagctcggcggcggagaaggcgcggcggcaggcggcggtcgggcagcggaggcggcgcccggcgTAGTGGCGCGGGTAGGAGTGGACGTAGCAGCAGTGCGGGCACGCCGTCCAgaacgccgcggcggaggcgtcgccggcggcggtggcggaggccatGGGCGGCGCGGCGTTCGAGGGTTTTTCTCCGGTGGAAACGATGAAGCGGGAGAGTTGGGGGTTTTTGGGGGCAAATCGTAATATAGACGATGTCGCCGAGGAAGGGGGGTCGGTCAACTGGTCAACAATAGTCTTGTGTCTTTTTGTGGATTGGCCCctatctagttttttttattttggattggGGCTTCTTGGAATTGTGTACACTGCAAGCCGGAGTTAATTGTGTTCTGCAAGCCAAAGTTACTCTCtccgatatttttttcttctatgttGGTTAGTTCAATCTTCAACTACACATACAGTATTAAATAtggactaataacaaaacaaattacagattccgcttataaactgcgagacgaatttattaagtctaattaatccgtcattagcaaatgtttattgtagcatcatattgtcaaaccatagcgtaattaggctcaaaagattcgtctcgcaatttacatacaaactgtgcaattagttttttcatccacatttaatactcacgtatatgtccaaatatttgatctGACGGAATTTTTGAAGGtttgaaggaactaaacactgcCTATACTACTGCCTGAGTTTGTTATTTGGGTTGGGAATCCATCTATCGTGCACGTAAAACAGAGCAACTCAttagtgcataattaattaagtgctagctatttttttaaaaaaatatattattatgaattttaaacaacttttgtgtatatttttttttcccgtaAACAACGTatcatttaatagtttgaaaagtgtgcacgTGAAAAACGAGGAACTgcaccctgtttagatgggactaaaattttaagtccctatcacatcgaatgtttggatactgattataaatattaaacgtggactattaataaaacctatccataatcttggactaattcgcaagatgaatctattgagacTTCTCTAAtcacggattaattaggcttaaaaaatttgtctcgcaaattagctttcatttatgtaattagttttataagtagtctatatttaatactttaaattagtatattttaaagttaagtccctaatccaaacaccacctcaacCAAAGAAAGCCTGTAAAGGTACTAGCACCGTAAAAGATATAGTACTACGGCCTTGATCtacttgattaattaaatatagattttacCTTGTTTTTCATTAGCACATTTTTCAAATAGCTAAACAATTTcattatatagaagttgctttccaatattaaataaatccattttctcaagtttgtaataattaaaatttaattaacgATGCATTAATGGCTTTCACGTTTTACGTGTGTATCACTTAATCTTTTTCGTCGGATCCAAAcaacacctcaagcaatagcttcAGCCTtatttagttctaaactttttcttcaaacttctaacttttttattatatcaaaactttcctacacacaaacttccaacttttccgtcacatcgttccaattttaagcaaattttcaattttagcgtgaactgaAAACACTGAGGAGGATTTCTGTTAGGCAAAGTTCATTTTGTCAAATTTCGGATTAGACAGGATGCTCGTTTATGAATAGACAGTCAGAAAAACTCCTGCTCGATCGGATGAGTGAGATAACCTTAAAGGTAATTTTTAAGAGGTTAAAGTTCATGCTTTACTTTTCTTTACAATCTCTATAAAATTACCTATTTCATAAGAATTTCAAAGGAAAGTATATTACTCAATCGTTTATTTAAAGGTCTCCTATGAATATTTCCTATAGAACTTTATTATTTAAAGGTCTCCTATGAATATTTCCTATAGAACTTTAAGTTTTTTATGTTTTCCCTACCAATAAAGGGGCCTTTAGCCTTACTACAATGATTCCGTTGTCAAATCTTTGACAACAAACCAAATAAAACTTGAGTATTTTTGCATTGCGCATTTTATGTTGGTGTGGTTGGTTTAGGCATGGAACAACACACGTCCTTGGATCATCATCAACGCATGCCCAATATGTTCCTaatcccataattttttttaataatggaatgaaacaagctggcctttattccgaagagctacaaccaattattacaaaaagTAGCAAACTTAAAAAGACGTAGTCCAAAATAAAGCAAGCCAACCAACCAAAATTTAAAGAAGACCTAACATGACAAGGAAAACATTATTCCAGTCTATTGGTGAATCTCTATCCATGGTTGGCGAAAAGTAGCATAACCATTGTTTCAATATTACAACATGCAACATTCAGGAAAACTCCATCTTCCTCACACTTTTGTAGTTGAACCCACTGTcgaagccaatatgttgcccgaaaattacctgcatataagaAACAGATGACGTTTTGTCAAAAACCCTATCATTTCTACACAACTATAGGGCCCAACATAAGACAGAGGCACCAACAAGTatcaattttctcttttctttatcCACACCCTGAAGCCAACCGTCAAACATATGAGgtattgtcacgcccagaaattcccgaatagaattccaagcagaatgtgcattaaaacccctgtCCAGAACCGCCCAGggtacagatccacgtcttacaaacattataaaagtcttacataaatgcagcggaaaataaaagataactggagctaagccttgacttggattACAGTGgaaacaccactccacaggcatcctcgatggCACGGACGAAGCATACTCCTCGGAaaagccaccatctgacgcatactcaaactctggggttggggaaaagtagagcaagactgagtaca
The sequence above is drawn from the Oryza glaberrima chromosome 10, OglaRS2, whole genome shotgun sequence genome and encodes:
- the LOC127752423 gene encoding protein GRAVITROPIC IN THE LIGHT 1, whose amino-acid sequence is MVLPGSKESQNYDSNNQKVHPQPIDENMNQNMGSMDTMIGRIFNNISSLKSAYIQLQEAHTPYDPDKIQAADQLVIEELTKLSELKHAYREKNPKPVAATPQDARLLSEIQEQQNLLKTYEVMVKKFQSQIQTRDTEITHLQQQIDEAKLRKSKLEKKLKQRGLLNKESEESDDEDNYFSIELTPSLFTSAVDNAYQSIHDFSKPLINMMKAAGWDLDAAANAIEPAVIYTRRAHKKYAFESYICQRMFGGFQEESFSVKAANITVSNEAFFHQFLAVRAMDPLDVLSQNPDSVFGKFCRSKYLLLVHPKMEGSFFGNMDQRNYVMSGGHPRTPFYQAFLKLAKSIWLLHRLAYSFDPKVKVFQVKKGSDFSEIHMESVVKNIILDEGAERPKVGLMVMPGFLIGTSVIQSRVYLSGVKSAD
- the LOC127753195 gene encoding uncharacterized protein LOC127753195 — translated: MASATAAGDASAAAFWTACPHCCYVHSYPRHYAGRRLRCPTAACRRAFSAAELPAAPPIVPGTDMYFCTWAFFPVGPPAAAADGWAPFTPFNSAPTPSPPPATAAAPAPAPARAGGPTSRRKMCVSLKGRARVEAEQEELEEEEEAAAAATIIDLEPEVQEGGIGEKGFTGINLNESVELSELGFRDDEIELFTAMS